GCTGACATTGTTACCTATGGTAACAGTGCCGTCAATTATCACATTTGTTCCAATGAGGACATTATCACCAATAGTGGTGTTCTCTCTTATCATGGCATTATGCCCGGTCCTGAAATTTTTCCCTGCCCTGACATTGCTGAAAATGGTCGTCCCTGCCCTGATGAATGCATTGTCACCAATAACAGCACCAGGCTGGTCATATTCTTCAATTTCAACACCCGCTTTTGTGATCTCCATAAGTATGCTGTGCTGAGGATATCCAAGTATTACATTTTCAAGTACTACCGAATCTTTACCAATACTACTGGAACCATAAAGTTTAGCAGACCTGTGAACATATGTGTTATTTTGCATAGTCCCACTCATTTTTGTTTTCACTTAAGGATTTAAGTTTATATAAATTTATTCAGTTTTATCATTTATAAATGCAGATCTCATAGAAAATACTATTTTAGATAGATTCCTTTATTATCTCAATTGCTGACATGTTCATCAAAAAACGACTTCAGATACTCTATCTCTTTCTCCATCCTGCTCAGTCCTCCTGCAATATCAGTTCCTCTGTTATCGCTTACTGAACTTTCGATGTCTGTTGCAATGGATGCGAGTATGTTGAAACCTGTGTTAAGTGCTGTTCCTTTTGTCTTATGGGCAATAGTGCTTACCAGTTCCATATCATTTTTTGAGTGTGCAGTGCACATCTGGCCATAGTTCTGGACAAAGGATGCCATTGCCATTGCTATCAGGTTCCTGTATAGTTCTTCACTTCCATCCGTATTATTCTGCAACCAATCTGAATCGAAATGAACAGCATTTAATGTATGATCCTTATCATCTTCCTGCTCACCATGTGATTTATCGGATACACTTTCTTTTTCCTCGAACAACCATTTTTCACAGATCTGGCGAATGGTATCAAAGACGATTGGTTTTGGAACATAGTCATCGAGCCCGGCTTCCAGGCATTTTTCTTTCTCTCCTCTGAATGTGCCTGCTGTAAGTGCTATTATCGGTGTATGGGTGCCAGTTGCATTTTCAAGATCCCTTATCATGGTTGTAGCATCGTATCCGCTTATCTCAGGCATCTGTATATCCATCAGGATAAGGTCCGGGCGCTCTTCTGCGAATAATTCTACCGCTTCACTTCCATTCTTTGCCTTGTATATCTCTGCATTCGGAAGGATCTTAGAAACAATGGTAAAGGTGAGAAGCATGTTTGTTTCATTGTCCTCTGCAATAAGGATCCTGTATTTTCCTTCGTGTTTGCTTGCGGACTTTTTCAGTTCATGGTAATTTCCATGTCCATCGTTCTTTTCACCGGACAATGAACGGACAATACTTTCAAGTAGTTCATCCCTCTTCACAGGTTTGATAATGGTATGTGTTCCTGCTTCCTCAAAAGTATCCCGGTCGGTCGAGTCCTGCATTATTATAACTGGCGTATCGCGGGAATAATAACTGTTACCTGCACGTATCTTTTGCAACAGTTCGTCTCCTGTTACAGAAGGCATGTGCCTGTCTATGATCATTAATCTGATGTCACTGGCTATTTCCTTAAAGTTCTCAGACGCTTCTTTTGCAGAGCAGGCCAGTTCCGTGTCAATGCTTGTATCTTCCAGGATCGACCTTACCAGATGACAGTTTTTCACGTTATCGTCGACAATGAGTACCATTCCAGGGTATGAGGTATTTTCTTTATGGGAATGTCCGGCATATTCGCAGGGCATGGTAATAGAAAAACTAAAAACGCTTCCCTTTCCCTCTTCGCTGCTAAGTTCAAGTCTGGAGTTCATTTTTTCAAGAAGCCTGTTTGAAATACTAAGGCCAAGTCCGGTTCCTCCGTACTTTCTGGAAATGGAATTATCAGCCTGCGAAAAAGCCTCGAAAACTTCTATTTGCCTGTCCGGTGGAATTCCTATGCCAGTATCAGTGACAGAGAATCTGATATCAGCTTTCCCGTCAGGGTATGTCTTCTCTGCATGGACCTCAAGTTCAACGTCTCCGGAAACTGTGAATTTGATAGCATTTCCAAGAAGATTCACAAGTATCTGTCTTAGTCTCATGCGGTCAGCAATAACAAGGTCCGGGATATCATATGAAATATTAAGCAGGAGCTCAAGTCCCTTTGCATGTGCGTTGTACTTCAGCATATCTGTTATCTGTTCGCATAGCTCTCTCAGGTCAAATTTCTCATTTTCAAGTTCAAGCCTGCCTGCCTCTATCTTGGATATGTCCAGCACATCATTTATAAGATCAAGAAGTGAATTTGCAGATGCATGTATCGTTTGCATGTGCTGATATTGTGAAGGGCTTAGCTGGGAATCGATGAGCAGGTCTGAAAAACCGATAATGCCATTAAGTGGTGTGCGGATCTCATGACTGATATTGGCCAGGAAATCTGATTTTGCCTGGCTTGCAGCTTTTGCTTTTTCTTCTGCCTTCTTATTTTCATCAATGCTGATATGTGTTCCATAAACATGCAGGGCTTTTCCATCTTTATCATAACTGGCTACTCTTCCCTGCGCACGTATCCATACCCAGTATCCTTCTTTGTGCAGCATTCTGTATTCTGCCAGATAATGGTCGTTCTTTCCCGAAGCTGTATCTGTGAATTTGCTGATAACATCTTCAACATCATCCTGATGGATAAGCTGTTGCCACATTGTAAGGTTATAATCGGAAAAATCACCAAAGTCATATCCTATTATCTTTTTCCAGCTCTCAAGGCCCTGCAATTCAATGTTTCCTGTTAGCAGGTCAACATCCCATATTCCTGCACATGTGGCATCAAGGGCAATGTCAAGTAACTGTGTTCTGTTTTTCAGTTCGTCTTCCGAACGTTTTCTGTCAGTTATGTCTCTGCACACACAGAACACAAGCTCCTGGTCACCACAAACTGCGCTGCTGGAACTGATCTCCACATTTATTACGGTACCATCTTTTTTCTGGTGCTGGGTTTCGATATACTTGTCGTATTTCTGTGTAGACATGAGTGCCCATGGAAGTTGCTCAGTGTCAACACTTTTGTCCCAATCCCAGATGTGCATATTCTTTATTTCTTCCAGTGAATATCCAAGCATGTCTGCATAACGCCGATTTGCTTCGTAGACTCCGCCAAGCAGGTCAAGAACTACGATCCCATCCATGGAGTCCTTTATAAGTTCATGCTTCCAGACTTCCTCTTCAGCTATCTTCTTCTCTGCCTTTTTACGTTCGGTAATGTCCTGAAGTGTTCCTGCTACGATGTTTTTGTCGGATTGATATTCCGCAACAGAACTGATGTGACGTATCTCCCCATCAGATGGTCTTTTCATGCCGAATTCTACGTAATAGGGTTTTTTATGTTCAATTAGGTCAGTTAGTGCTGTATCAAGTTCAGATCTGAATTGTGGAAGAACAAGGGACTGAACCTCACGGATAGTTATGCTTGTGTCCTCCAGACCATATATCCTGAAAGCTTCTTTTGATGCATGAACTATTCCGGTATTCATATCAAATTCCCAGCTTCCGGTATTTCCTATTCTCTGGGCATCACTAAGTCTTTTTTTCTGTATCTGCAGTTCTTCTCTTTCGGCTCTTTTTTCAAGAGCACTTGATATTATTGCGGCAAGAACCTTTAGCAGTGTTATCTGCTCCTCGGACCAGTGATGTTCATTAATGGAATTAAAACCAAAAAAGCCGATAATTTCCGATCTTTCTTTAAGCGGTATGATAAGGAATGATCTTATGGAATACTTTTTCCATTTGTTCTTTTCATTTTCTGCTTCCGGTGGCAGTTCATCAACATCAAAAATGCATATATGATCATTTTTTTGAATGGTCTTTTTAAACCATGGACATTCAGTGAGTCTGGTATTATCAATTACACTTTGTGCATGTGACTCTATGCCTTTGGCACAGCGTTCATATCCATTTTTAAGTGATTGTCCGTCATCTGAAAAGAGAAATACGAACGCCCTTTCAACGTCAAAAAGTTCTCTGCAGGTTTCAAGGGCTTCATCTATGGTCTTGTCAAGTTCATTATCGGAAACACTCAGGAATCTGGAACTTATCTCCGATATCATCTTCTGATATCTGAAATTGAACCGGAGTTCTTCCTGTGTCCTTTTCCTCTCAAGAAGTAAACCGACCTGTCGTGAGAATACTTCGATCAGTTCTTCATTGGGATATTCTTCATCCACATCATATATAAGAACAAAATATCCAAGATTGAGATCATTTCTGACAATGTTAGCAATAATGGTCAACCCTACATTGAATGCCTTTTCCAGCATAATGATGGGGGTTTTAGGAAACAGTCCTTCAGTAAGTTCGTGTATTGAGGAAAAGCGAGTGATAATATTGTTCCTGATCTTATTTTCCAGGCTTGCTTCTCTCTTCCAGACTTTTCCTTTAAGTTCCAGATCAAGTATTTTACAGGCTTTTCTGATATGGTCACCCGAACCCAGGACACTTTTTGTTATGTATGCATTGATATTCTCATCAAAAAGGATGAATGCAGCATATCTGGCACCTGAAACTTCTTTCATCATCTCGGTTATGCGATCGCAATCAGTTTCATTGGCAGAGCTCTGGAAAAGTTCTTCTGAATAGGCAACCAGCTTTTTCAGTTTAATGTTCTCTTCGTGGTTCTCTGTCATAGCTTCTGCCATTTACTGCTAAGCTCCCTGATGCATACAGCAAGATGATCTTTGTCCGGGCGGATGTATTTTTGTATAACTGCTCCTCAGTTTTTCAAGTATGTATATAATTCCTACTTGAAAAGGTTTGGCATGGTATCGAAAATGAATGCATGTATTTATACAGACTTATTGTATTTATTACATATCTGTATATGGAATTCTTGTTCAGTACGGTGATTTCTGGAATAGTTTATTTAGTTTATCTGGTTGGTTTATCTCCTGACTTTGTAGAAATCCTGTTGATATGAGTGACACAAACTTTGCTGCTTTTCTCCAACAACAATGTCCGAACTCTACAAACAAAATAACCATCCGCCGCAGGCGGCACATTCCGATGATTCTACGCAGAAGACTCTTCCAATGATTGTTGTTTCTGCAGAATCGACACAAGTCCTGCGAAGAAAATATTCCATCGTATTATGCAGATAATTTTGTTTGGTTTTGTAGGAAAACGCCGGCTCCGCCGGACCCATCGGGATAACTCAAGTAATTCAGGACTTGCGATAGATCGGGTTAGCCGTCCTTTAAGTTAAAATGGCAGAACTTTTGCAGAGCTATTTTATTCTACTGTTTCTCTTTTTTAACCGCCGATCCTTCTTTTCTTCTTATAATATAAGGCAGAAGCATCTGTTTTCCAATAACTGCTATGACTATCAAAAGTCCCAGCAGTTCAGACAGGAATACAAAGCTCATTCCCGGAGTGTATGCGTTTTTGAATATGCTAAGGAAGTAGTCAAGTATGCCTGCTGACTGGTACCCGTCGGGAAACTGCCAGCCAAATAGGGGCCAGAAAAGTGTTTGTGGTGTCGT
The sequence above is a segment of the uncultured Methanolobus sp. genome. Coding sequences within it:
- a CDS encoding DapH/DapD/GlmU-related protein is translated as MQNNTYVHRSAKLYGSSSIGKDSVVLENVILGYPQHSILMEITKAGVEIEEYDQPGAVIGDNAFIRAGTTIFSNVRAGKNFRTGHNAMIRENTTIGDNVLIGTNVIIDGTVTIGNNVSIQGNVYIPTHVTIEDKVFIGPCAVLANDKYPIRGEYHPEGPILRKGASIGANATLVPGVEIGEGAMVAAGALVTKDVPAWKLAIGCPAKIVDLPEKLETLNTI
- a CDS encoding response regulator, with the protein product MAEAMTENHEENIKLKKLVAYSEELFQSSANETDCDRITEMMKEVSGARYAAFILFDENINAYITKSVLGSGDHIRKACKILDLELKGKVWKREASLENKIRNNIITRFSSIHELTEGLFPKTPIIMLEKAFNVGLTIIANIVRNDLNLGYFVLIYDVDEEYPNEELIEVFSRQVGLLLERKRTQEELRFNFRYQKMISEISSRFLSVSDNELDKTIDEALETCRELFDVERAFVFLFSDDGQSLKNGYERCAKGIESHAQSVIDNTRLTECPWFKKTIQKNDHICIFDVDELPPEAENEKNKWKKYSIRSFLIIPLKERSEIIGFFGFNSINEHHWSEEQITLLKVLAAIISSALEKRAEREELQIQKKRLSDAQRIGNTGSWEFDMNTGIVHASKEAFRIYGLEDTSITIREVQSLVLPQFRSELDTALTDLIEHKKPYYVEFGMKRPSDGEIRHISSVAEYQSDKNIVAGTLQDITERKKAEKKIAEEEVWKHELIKDSMDGIVVLDLLGGVYEANRRYADMLGYSLEEIKNMHIWDWDKSVDTEQLPWALMSTQKYDKYIETQHQKKDGTVINVEISSSSAVCGDQELVFCVCRDITDRKRSEDELKNRTQLLDIALDATCAGIWDVDLLTGNIELQGLESWKKIIGYDFGDFSDYNLTMWQQLIHQDDVEDVISKFTDTASGKNDHYLAEYRMLHKEGYWVWIRAQGRVASYDKDGKALHVYGTHISIDENKKAEEKAKAASQAKSDFLANISHEIRTPLNGIIGFSDLLIDSQLSPSQYQHMQTIHASANSLLDLINDVLDISKIEAGRLELENEKFDLRELCEQITDMLKYNAHAKGLELLLNISYDIPDLVIADRMRLRQILVNLLGNAIKFTVSGDVELEVHAEKTYPDGKADIRFSVTDTGIGIPPDRQIEVFEAFSQADNSISRKYGGTGLGLSISNRLLEKMNSRLELSSEEGKGSVFSFSITMPCEYAGHSHKENTSYPGMVLIVDDNVKNCHLVRSILEDTSIDTELACSAKEASENFKEIASDIRLMIIDRHMPSVTGDELLQKIRAGNSYYSRDTPVIIMQDSTDRDTFEEAGTHTIIKPVKRDELLESIVRSLSGEKNDGHGNYHELKKSASKHEGKYRILIAEDNETNMLLTFTIVSKILPNAEIYKAKNGSEAVELFAEERPDLILMDIQMPEISGYDATTMIRDLENATGTHTPIIALTAGTFRGEKEKCLEAGLDDYVPKPIVFDTIRQICEKWLFEEKESVSDKSHGEQEDDKDHTLNAVHFDSDWLQNNTDGSEELYRNLIAMAMASFVQNYGQMCTAHSKNDMELVSTIAHKTKGTALNTGFNILASIATDIESSVSDNRGTDIAGGLSRMEKEIEYLKSFFDEHVSN